The segment CCTGCTGGGCGCCATCCCGCCTCATCAGCGCGTCATCACGGCCGAGGAAGTATTCGAGCTCAACCTCGCCCACCGCGACGTCGTCGCCCTGCAGACCCGCCCGGCCAACATCGAAGACCGCGGAGAGATCACGTTGCGCCGACTCGTGCGCGAATCGCTACGCATGCGCCCGGACAGGATCGTGATTGGCGAGGTGCGCCAGGCCGAGGCTTTCGACATGCTCATCGCCCTCAACTCCGGTATCCCTGGCGCCTGCACAATCCACGCCAACTCGGGGCGCGACGCGGTGGCCAAGCTCAGCGTCCTGCCCCTCCTCGCCGGCGAGAACGTCACCTCCGACTTCGTGATCCCCACCGTCGCCCACACCATTGACCTCTTGGTTCACCTGCACCGGGACCGGGACGGCAAGCGTCGTGTGCGAGAGATCATCGGCCTGACCGGGCGGACGGAAGGCAGCGTGGTTGAGACCAGTGAGCTCTTCGTGGACCGCGGCTTCGGCCTCGAACGGGGAGCGGGATACGTCGCCCGCCCGGAGATCTTTGAGGAACACGGTTACGTCCTGCGCGAGTTGCTGGGAGGTGGACGATGGGCTTCGTCGTAGGGATGGTCGTGGGCCTCGGCGTCTTCCTCGCCGCCGTCGCCTTCCGGCGGCCGCGTCCCCTCACTGTGCCGAAGCGAGTGTGGCACGCGGCCTGGCCCGCCCTGGCCGTGGGGATCGTCAGCTTCCTGGCGGCGTCGGCTATCTCGAGTTCGCTCGCCATCTCGGTCCCGATCGCGATCATGTGTGCGGCCGTGCCCGGCGTGTGGCGGGGAGCCCGGGAACGCCGCCGCCGCGAGGAGCTGCGTGAGGTGTGGCCCGAGGTCATTGACGACATCGTGGCGAGCGTGCGCGTCGGCCTGCCCGTGGGCGAAGCGCTGGCGCTTCTGTCGGTGCGCGGACCGGACATGATGCGCCCGTCGTTTACGCGATTCGCCCAGCACCTGCGCGCCGACGGCCGTCTCGACCCGGCGCTCGACGAGCTCAAAGAGGCGCTCGCGGATCCGATGACGGACCGCATCCTCGAGGCGCTGAGGCTGGCCCACGACCTCGGCGGGCGTGACCTATCAGCTGCGCTTGCGAGCTTGGCCTCCCTCGTGCGTGAGGAGAACCGGGCCCGCGGCGAGCTGCTTGCCCGCCAGTCATGGACGGTCAACGGAGCCAGGCTCGCCGCGGTCGCGCCGTGGATCATGCTGCTGCTCTTTTCCACCCGGCCCGGGGCGATCGACGCGTTCACCACGCCGGTGGGCGTGTTCATCCTCGTCGCCGGCTTCGTGTTGACCGTCTTGGCCTACTGGCTCATGCTCCGGCTCGGTCGCCTACCGGAGGAGGAGCGAATCTTCGCGGGGGTGGGCCATGCTTAGTGTACTGACGGGGGTAGCGCTGGTTGCCGGCTTCCTCCTGGTCGGGGTCTCGCTCGTCTACCGGCCCACTCAGCTGGCCGAACGCGTCCTTCCCTACGTGGCCACCCGCACGAAGCGCCGGCCGCGCCGCCGTGCCGCCGTCGTCACCAGGGTCCTCGATGCCGTCGGCTCGACCACCTCCTCGGTCGAGCGCCGCGTCCACATGCTCGGCACTATGACCGTCACTGACTTTCGGGTCCGCCAGCTCCAGTGGGCGAGCATAGGCCTCGCTTTCGGCTGCGTGCTCGCCTTCGCGCTCATCGTCCGCGGGGTGCCGCTTGTGGCCGGCATCCTTGGCGTACTTGTATGCGCGGCGGCGGGGGTCCTCGGCGCGGACTGGGCACTCAGCAAACAGGTGGACCAGCGTAGCCGCGCCTACACAGCCCAGCTACCGGACGTCGTCGAGATCCTCGCCCTCGCAGTCGCCTCGGGCGAATCGATCCGTGTGGCGATTGAGCGGGTGTGCCTCATCGGCAGTGGCGACATGGTCGACGAGCTGAGGCGAACGATGAGCGAGGTCCACGCCGGTCAGTCTCTGACGGCGGCGCTAACCGACATGGGCAACAGGTCCGCCAACCGCAACGTCGCGCGTTTCGCCGAGGCTATCGTCACCGCGCTCGAGCAGGGCAGCGGGCTTTCCGGTTCCCTCCATCTGCAGGCACGGGACGCCCGTGACGCCGCCCGGCGCGACCTACTCGAGGCCGGCGGCAAGGCTGAGATCGCGATGATGATCCCGGTGGTGTTCATCATCATGCCCCTCACGGTGGTTTTCACCGTGTTCCCCGCACTTCACGCATTGACATTCACATGAGTCACGCGCTGGATACCGACAAGGAGAAACCTATGAAGATTCGACACCTTTTACGCCGGGTACTGTGGCCGGCCGAGCCCCGCGAAGAGGCGGGAGACGTGCCCGGCTGGGTGATGATCACCCTGATGACGGCCGCCCTCGTAGTCCTCATCTGGGCGGTGGCGGGCCCCGCGCTGACCGACCTGTTCAACAATGCGATCGAGCGCGTGCTCAACATCTGAGGCCGGCAACGCCACGGTCGGCTTCGTGGCCTCCGTCGGGCTTCTCCTGATGGTGGCCTACACCATCATCGCCGCGGGGCTGGGCTGGTACGTCCACACCATCGCCACCGACGCGGCGATGGAGGGCGCACGCGTGGGGGCGGCGGCCCATTCGGCCGAGGTGGCCCAGGCCCGCACGCGCGAGCTCATCTCCGCCGCCCTCGCCCCCGCCTACGCCGGCGATGTCGCCGCCTCCGTGACGTCTACGGGGATCGAGGTGGTGGTGCGGGCCCCGGTGCCCGGCGCCGGCTTCCTAGGCGAGAACATGATTGAGGTGAGGGCACGTGCGGTGCGTGAATAAACCCCGCGGCGAGGAGGGCAATGCCATTGTCGAGTTCGTGGGTATCGTGGTGGTCATCGTGGTTCCCGCGCTCGTTTTGCTCATTGGTCTCGCCACGACGACGTCGGCCCAGCTTGCGCTCGATGACGCCGCCCGCCAGTCCGCTCGAGCCTACGTGCGCGCGGATTCGGCTCACGCGGGTGAGGCGCGCGGACGGGAGGCGGCAGATCGCGCGTGGAAGGATCGCGGATTGAGCGAGCCGCTGTCCCTCGACTTCCTCTGCAGTGCGAGCCCGTGCCTGACTCCCGGCGCCGTGGTGACGGCCCGCACCTCGGCCACCGTCACCGTGCCCATCATTGGCGCCCTCGCGCTCACGGGAGAGCAGGAGATGGTGGTCGACCAGTACCGGGTGGTGCGGCCATGACGGGCGCTTCGGCACCCTCGACGCGCACTCGCGCCCGCGCCGAGCGCGCGGAGGAGGGCAACCTCATCGTGCTCGGGCTGGGCGTGTGGGTGGTGGTCATCTCGCTCATCCTCATCCTGGGATCGGTCATCCACGTCTACGGTGTGCGCCGCGACCTGCTCAACACCGCCGACGCCCTCGCCCTCGATTTCGCCCAGGACATCTCGGACGCCGCATACTACTCAGGCTCGTCCCTCAACCTCACTCCCGCGCCGCCCGCTTCCGGGACGCTGACCGTGGACGGGCGCACCGTGAGCTACGTGACGCGGGTCGCGGACGACGCCGTCGTCGTGGAGCTCACCGGCCGGGCACGCATCCCGTTCATCCCGCAGCTGCTGAGCGCCGTGGACGAAGTTGACCTCACTGTCACCTCCACGGCCGCGCTGCGGCAAATGCCGTAGACTTGCGCCGTGGCCATTGACTATCACCAACAACTCGACAACCTACGCCGGATCTTTGACCAGATCGAGGCAGTCAGCGACGTGCCCGCGCTCAGGAGCACGATCGCGGAGCTGACGGAGAAATCCGCGGCACCCGACCTGTGGGACGATCCCGACGCCGCACAGGCCGTCACCTCCAAGCTCTCCCACGCCCAAGCACGCCTGGACCGCGTGGAAAAGATGGGCGAACGGGTCGAGGACGCCGAGACGCTGTACGAGATGGCGGTGGAAGAATCCGAATCGGATCTCGAGTCCGGCAAGGAGCTCTATGCCGAACTCGACTCGGAGATCGCCAAGATCTCCAAGGACTTGTCGGACCTGGAGATTAAGACCCTGCTGAGCGGGGAGTACGACGAGCGCGACGCCGTCGTGACCATCCGCTCCGGGGCAGGCGGCGTGGACGCCGCGGATTTCGCCCAGATGCTGCAACGCATGTACTTGCGCTGGGCCGAGCGCCACGGCTATAAGACGAAGGTGATGGACACCTCGTACGCCGAAGAGGCGGGCATCAAGTCCACCACCTTCGAGGTCAACGCGCCCTACGCCTACGGCACGCTGTCGGTGGAGGCCGGAACGCATCGGCTGGTGCGCATCTCGCCCTTCGACAACCAGGGCAGACGCCAGACCTCCTTCGCGGCGGTCGAGGTCATCCCGCTCATCGAGACCACCGACTCGATCGAGATTCCCGAATCCGAGCTAAAGATCGACGTCTTCCGCTCCTCCGGCCCGGGCGGGCAGTCCGTCAACACCACGGATTCAGCCGTGCGCATGACACACATCCCCACGGGCATCACGGTCTCGATGCAGGATGAGAAATCCCAGATCCAGAACCGTGCCGCGGCACTGCGCGTGCTCCAGTCCAAGCTGCTGCAAAGGCGCCACGAGGAGGAGCAGGCGAAGAAGAAGGAACTAGCCGGCGACGTCAAGGCCTCCTGGGGCGACCAGATGCGCTCTTACGTGCTCCACCCCTACCAAATGGTCAAGGACCTTCGCACTGGGCACGAGGTGGGCAACACCGATGCCGTGTTCGACGGCGATCTTGACGGCTTTATCGACGCCGGGATCCGGTGGCGCCAGTCGGGGGAGTCCGCGACCGCCGATAACTAGCAGTAGGCGGGCAGAGTAATCCTCGCCACGCCGGCGTGCCTTACCGGCAGGAAATTGTGTGGCTCCTAAGCTAATGGAGACCATGACTGCAAGGATTTGGCGCCATCTATGATCACATTTGAAAACGTCACAAAGGTTTATCAGCGAGGTGCGGCTCCCGCGCTCGACTCCGTGAGCCTAAATATTGACCGCGGCGAGTTCGTCTTCCTCGTCGGTGCCTCCGGGTCTGGAAAGTCCACGATGCTGGCTCTTATCCTGGCCGAGGAGCGCCCCACCGAGGGTAAGGTTCACGTGCTTGGCAAGGACTTGTCGGGAGTGTCCTCGCGGCGGGTGCCGTTCCTGCGGCGCCAGATCGGCACCGTCTTCCAGGATTTTCGCCTGTTGCAGGACAAGAACGTATTCGACAACGTCGCTCTCGCGATGCAGGTCATCGGTAAGCCGCGCCACGCCATCCTCAAGGAGGTCCCCCAGGTTCTTGAGCTGGTGGGACTGGACGGGAAGGAAAAACGGCGCATGCATGAGCTCTCGGGCGGCGAGAAGCAGCGTGTGGCGATCGCCCGCGCGATGGTCAACCGTCCCGAGGTTCTGCTTGCCGACGAGCCGACCGGCAACCTTGATC is part of the Trueperella abortisuis genome and harbors:
- a CDS encoding type II secretion system F family protein, with the protein product MGFVVGMVVGLGVFLAAVAFRRPRPLTVPKRVWHAAWPALAVGIVSFLAASAISSSLAISVPIAIMCAAVPGVWRGARERRRREELREVWPEVIDDIVASVRVGLPVGEALALLSVRGPDMMRPSFTRFAQHLRADGRLDPALDELKEALADPMTDRILEALRLAHDLGGRDLSAALASLASLVREENRARGELLARQSWTVNGARLAAVAPWIMLLLFSTRPGAIDAFTTPVGVFILVAGFVLTVLAYWLMLRLGRLPEEERIFAGVGHA
- a CDS encoding type II secretion system F family protein yields the protein MLSVLTGVALVAGFLLVGVSLVYRPTQLAERVLPYVATRTKRRPRRRAAVVTRVLDAVGSTTSSVERRVHMLGTMTVTDFRVRQLQWASIGLAFGCVLAFALIVRGVPLVAGILGVLVCAAAGVLGADWALSKQVDQRSRAYTAQLPDVVEILALAVASGESIRVAIERVCLIGSGDMVDELRRTMSEVHAGQSLTAALTDMGNRSANRNVARFAEAIVTALEQGSGLSGSLHLQARDARDAARRDLLEAGGKAEIAMMIPVVFIIMPLTVVFTVFPALHALTFT
- a CDS encoding TadE/TadG family type IV pilus assembly protein, yielding MRSSACSTSEAGNATVGFVASVGLLLMVAYTIIAAGLGWYVHTIATDAAMEGARVGAAAHSAEVAQARTRELISAALAPAYAGDVAASVTSTGIEVVVRAPVPGAGFLGENMIEVRARAVRE
- a CDS encoding TadE/TadG family type IV pilus assembly protein, which produces MNKPRGEEGNAIVEFVGIVVVIVVPALVLLIGLATTTSAQLALDDAARQSARAYVRADSAHAGEARGREAADRAWKDRGLSEPLSLDFLCSASPCLTPGAVVTARTSATVTVPIIGALALTGEQEMVVDQYRVVRP
- the prfB gene encoding peptide chain release factor 2, whose amino-acid sequence is MAIDYHQQLDNLRRIFDQIEAVSDVPALRSTIAELTEKSAAPDLWDDPDAAQAVTSKLSHAQARLDRVEKMGERVEDAETLYEMAVEESESDLESGKELYAELDSEIAKISKDLSDLEIKTLLSGEYDERDAVVTIRSGAGGVDAADFAQMLQRMYLRWAERHGYKTKVMDTSYAEEAGIKSTTFEVNAPYAYGTLSVEAGTHRLVRISPFDNQGRRQTSFAAVEVIPLIETTDSIEIPESELKIDVFRSSGPGGQSVNTTDSAVRMTHIPTGITVSMQDEKSQIQNRAAALRVLQSKLLQRRHEEEQAKKKELAGDVKASWGDQMRSYVLHPYQMVKDLRTGHEVGNTDAVFDGDLDGFIDAGIRWRQSGESATADN
- the ftsE gene encoding cell division ATP-binding protein FtsE, whose translation is MITFENVTKVYQRGAAPALDSVSLNIDRGEFVFLVGASGSGKSTMLALILAEERPTEGKVHVLGKDLSGVSSRRVPFLRRQIGTVFQDFRLLQDKNVFDNVALAMQVIGKPRHAILKEVPQVLELVGLDGKEKRRMHELSGGEKQRVAIARAMVNRPEVLLADEPTGNLDHKTALGIMRLLDRINRQGTTVVMATHDQAIVNQLRKRVIELVDGEVVRDQDRGVYGGSQA